In a genomic window of Meleagris gallopavo isolate NT-WF06-2002-E0010 breed Aviagen turkey brand Nicholas breeding stock chromosome 1, Turkey_5.1, whole genome shotgun sequence:
- the LOC116216208 gene encoding uncharacterized protein LOC116216208 — MSLGKVELLSKLSSRGHEASKLCSHPPLRLWLSKTKDEDTPSVISQPLLPPCLTPRPSHPGTQKFPQTSSSAHPPSLLWPGLDDSWSSSDYAHQDAKAWVTQGTANVMPAFARPGHHKTTCTQLMPTSQPAWCSFHYLSWYPCPWARWNFSPKLSSRGHEASKLCSHPPLRLWLSKTKEEDRPTVISQPLLPPCLTPRPSHPCSQAFAQTSTSAHPPSFLGQGWADPWSSSDYAHQDATACVTQGTTNVMPAFPRPGHHKTTCTQLMPTSQPAWCSFHYLSWYPCPWARWNFSPKLSSRGHEASKLCSHPPLRLWLSKTKEEDRPNVISQPLLPPCLTPRPSHPCSRAIPQTSTFTHPPSLLGQGWLTLGALLIMPTRTPKPG; from the coding sequence ATGTCCCTGGGCAAGGTGgaacttctctccaaactgagcagcagaggacacgaggcttccaagctctgctctcatcctcctCTGCGCCTCTGGCTCTCAAAGACAAAGGACGAGGACACACCATCTGTTATATCACAGCCACTCCTGCCTCCATGCCTCACACCCAGACCTTCCCATCCAGGTACTCAGAAGTTCCCTCAAACCTCctcctctgctcacccaccttCTCTCCTCTGGCCTGGGCTGGATGACTCTTGGAGCTCTTCTGATTATGCCCACCAGGACGCCAAAGCCTGGGTGACACAGGGAACTGCCAATGTTATGCCTGCTTTCGCACGCCCAGGGCATCACAAAACAACCTGCACTCAGCTCATGCCCACTTCACAGCCAGCCTGgtgttcatttcattacttATCTTGGTATCCATGTCCCTGGGCAAGGTGGAACTTCTCtccaaaactgagcagcagaggacacgaggcttccaagctctgctctcatcctcctCTGCGCCTCTGGCTCTCAAAGACAAAGGAGGAGGACAGACCAACTGTTATATCACAGCCACTCCTGCCTCCATGCCTCACACCCAGGCCTTCCCATCCATGTTCTCAGGCGTTCGCTCAAACCTCcacctctgctcacccaccttCTTTCCTTGGCCAGGGCTGGGCTGACCCTTGGAGCTCTTCTGATTATGCCCACCAGGACGCCACAGCCTGTGTGACACAGGGAACTACCAATGTTATGCCTGCTTTCCCACGCCCAGGGCATCACAAAACAACCTGCACTCAGCTCATGCCCACTTCACAGCCAGCCTGgtgttcatttcattacttATCTTGGTATCCATGTCCCTGGGCAAGGTGGAACTTCTCtccaaaactgagcagcagaggacacgaggcttccaagctctgctctcatcctcctCTGCGCCTCTGGCTCTCAAAGACAAAGGAGGAGGACAGACCAAATGTTATATCACAGCCACTCCTGCCTCCATGCCTCACACCCAGACCTTCCCATCCATGTTCTCGGGCGATCCCTCAAACCTCCACCTTTACTCACCCACCTTCTCTCCTTGGCCAGGGCTGGCTGACCCTTGGAGCTCTTCTGATTATGCCCACCAGGACGCCAAAGCCTGGGTGA